In Macrobrachium rosenbergii isolate ZJJX-2024 chromosome 16, ASM4041242v1, whole genome shotgun sequence, a single genomic region encodes these proteins:
- the LOC136847502 gene encoding uncharacterized protein, translating to MEPFRDLLRKPTGKNVYWDSQLCHKPRQAQEVICQLAKNGLAYYDKTRPTIIMTHWSKEGFGFVVLQQYCACQSADSPFCCKGGWRLTLCGSRHLTPTEAGYAPLEGEAFALTWCLQKARLFLLGCPNLTIITGHGPLVKLLGDRALKDVINPRLFTLKEKTLQFRFHIKYLPGKRNTAVDFLAKYPAMRSSHEASDVDLEDDIQVAVACATVVALEQDTIVLDEDCVRSATSNDPVYQLLLARVAAGDWPQQQSQEVACLHPFFSVRDRLAINLDLVTYSVDQGYIRLVILEDLRRQVATNLRAGRQGLDSMLRRARQSVYWPGIEGDLQHHHAQCTSCDEHARHCFPKQCWSRPQQNTTSSKSSQICFR from the coding sequence ATGGAACCCTTCAGGGACCTCCTCAGGAAACCCACTGGGAAAAATGTATATTGGGATAGTCAGCTATGCCACAAACCCCGGCAGGCACAGGAGGTCATCTGTCAACTAGCCAAGAATGGTTTGGCATATTATGACAAGACACGCCCTACTATAATCATGACGCATTGGAGCAAGGAGGGCTTTGGTTTCGTCGTCCTCCAGCAGTATTGTGCCTGTCAGTCAGCTGACAGCCCATTTTGTTGCAAGGGCGGCTGGCGTCTCACCCTATGCGGCAGTCGACACCTCACCCCCACTGAGGCAGGTTATGCCCCCTTAGAAGGAGAAGCCTTTGCACTCACCTGGTGCTTGCAGAAGGCCAGGTTGTTCCTACTTGGGTGCCCTAATCTCACCATCATCACAGGCCACGGCCCACTTGTCAAACTGCTGGGTGATAGGGCCCTTAAGGACGTCATCAACCCAAGGTTGTTCACCCTGAAGGAGAAGACACTCCAATTCAGGTTCCACATTAAATACCTGCCTGGGAAAAGGAACACAGCAGTGGATTTTCTCGCAAAGTACCCAGCTATGAGATCATCCCATGAAGCTTCTGACGTGGACTTGGAGGACGACATTCAAGTGGCAGTAGCATGTGCAACCGTGGTTGCCTTGGAACAGGACACCATTGTATTGGATGAAGACTGCGTCAGGAGCGCCACATCCAATGACCCAGTGTATCAGCTTTTGCTAGCCAGAGTCGCAGCAGGTGACTGGCCCCAACAGCAGTCACAAGAAGTCGCCTGCCTTCATCCCTTCTTCAGCGTCCGGGATCGGCTAGCCATCAACCTTGATCTGGTAACATATTCTGTGGATCAAGGATACATACGTCTGGTTATCCTCGAAGATTTACGTCGGCAGGTAGCCACCAATCTACGTGCAGGACGCCAGGGCCTTGACTCTATGCTTAGAAGGGCCAGACAGTCGGTGTACTGGCCAGGAATAGAAGGAGACCTTCAGCATCACCATGCCcaatgcacctcatgtgatgAACACGCTCGTCACTGCTTCCCAAAGCAATGTTGGTCACGCCCCCAGCAGAATACCACTTCCAGCAAGTCGTCACAGATATGTTTTAGATAG